AATttaaaatgcacaatccagaaataataatattggCTCTGGTGCATCCCTATCAGAACagtatcttaatttttatttcctCTCTTTCAGCCGTGTTGTCCGCAAGTCCATTGCCAGAGTCCTCACAGTTATCAACCAGACACAGAAGGAGAATTTGAGGAAATTCTACAAGGTCAGTTAaggctttctagcaagtcagtccactgtcggccatctttggaatactCTCGGGAGGCTCTTTCCAGTCATGCCAATGCAtctcccatctacttgaatggagagaccaaaatctcaaaaattgttggtcaaaattacgatcaaagtacatatttcaaatcagcaataaaatctgacaatactggaatcatattGCGctaaaaaaacgcaattttcccggcttgtatagctaatgtgcatgcgcattctagagttgattgacaggtgatgtctcttctaaaaggtgattggctcttttaactgcaaggcgggacttcctttctatatccgttgacctttgggcactcagagctccttggttgagtgttcagtttctcccattcattttaatagaagtgacccatctctgctaaataacctCTGGTTTAATGCTACCTAAATACACAtgcaattacctttttttttttttcattgatgaACAAGTTGGACTTCACCCAGTTTACAAAGTATGTttacttaacctcctgagacccccatgtgactgctgtgtgcattttccatttccctttttgatttgtaaccagTTGCACTTAATAatcaagcaacaaaaaaaaaacaaactgtggtttcttaccagaggcactttgtTGGCGCCTGACTAAAGGGTTCTGATTAAAGGCTGGTGTTTGGAAACCCAATCAGGTGGATGCATTTTGTAGTAAGGTGCTAACTTCAGAAAGTTTATTAGCAGACCACTCTGCGATTATTTCATCTGTGCCTAAAATGAAGCGGCAATGGCCATAGGTGTGTTTAAAGTACAAGCATTGTTATAATGCAGATCTATCTGTTGTGCATCTGCATTTAGACAGCAAGATGAACACCAAGCACTCTTCCTGCTGAAGTGTAGCTAGTGTGAATACTCTCTTGCATTAGAAATATGACTGCTCATGGTGGAGTCTTAAAATAACACTCATCTGCTGTGGGGTGctgacagaatttatatttctGGGCATTTTATGAATTGGTTGCTGCACACAGATTAACCGTAGTTCAGTACAAGTAGGGATTTTTAGTGGAGAACACAGTTGTCACTTTGATATGGGTGTTAAGGATCTTCCAAATGTATGTTTAGTGTCTTGTTAAAGGATTAACACTGTAGCTATTGGCTATGTACTATGCAAATTAATCTTGTAGTGTTTTCATTAGGCCCATTTTGTGGCAAACGGCACAATTACTGAACTCGTCTATGAATGTgctcttattttgaaaaatcGTAGTTTCCgttatattttgttgtgttgacAAGATGAAGTTTCATTAAGTTCAGAGTTGAATCACTTCACTTTCTGTTGGCCATTTGTGGCTGCTTTCTTAACACTCAGTCCATTAGATTCTAACAGCTTTGCTCTTTTCAGGGTAAGAAGTATAAGCCTTTGGACCTGAGGCCCAAGAAGACACGTGCCATCCGTCGTCAGCTGACGAAACACGAGCAGAACCTGATGACCAAGAAGATGCAGAGGAGGTCTCGCCTCTACTCCATTCGCAAATTTGCCGTCAAGGCTTAAGAAGGCTGTAccggtccttttttttttttttttttttttctttctctctctctgaaaatAAACACCCCACCCTGGAATTAAGATGCTTTCTGAGTCTATCTGTCTGAAGCAGAATATGAGGTCTTGGGAACTAGGTTAATGATTGAAAGAGACCAGAGCATATGATATAAGCCATTAAATGAGAAATCATTTTGTTTCCTGGTCCGAGAGCAAGTGGTCTTAACAGttttacattttgtatatctGAACCATTGACAAAGTCACTCATGTCCGTTGTTAACATTAGAACAGGGATTACTCTACTTGACTTTACTGGAATTTGAATTTACAACCTGTAAAATGTATACCTGCCACTTCACTCTAATAGGGTACAAGATAAGGTTTGAAACTCTTTAAAAAGAGTTTTTTTGCCAAGGGATCAGCGTACTGAGGTGCTTAACCCTTATAAAATGTCCATCTTAGGAAttcaaacttaaaggtgcactcagtattttttttccccccattaaaaatagttttagtcctaaagaaatgaattgaattttgaaactacaatggcatctgtaactgaaaactattgaatttgagtgatgctgcatccacaccactaggtgtcactaagtccaagatgacgcaatcaaaaagttactaagtgcacctttaaaaaatatgagttgttttgaattttacatgTTGGGTATGCAATTTTTGTCAATATAGTCACGTTTTATTAAACCCTTATATCAAATATCCTTATATACATTATTCAAATGTAATTCaatatattttacacaaaatggcTTATGTGGAGCTCCTTTTCATTGAGGCTGTGCTATATAGAACAGCAGTTTCATAATCACTGAATTTCAAACTGAAACTGGATGCCAATTCCCTTAGACATCATTCAGTGGGCTGGACTTTCTTGTGGTCACCCCGGCTGATGTAAGTAGTCATGATTCTCTATTTAacgggatagttcagccaaaaaatgaaaattctcatcatttactcaccctcatgccacccttgatgtgtatgactgtcttctgctgaacacaaagatttttagaagaatatttcagctctgtttattcaatgcaagtgaatggtgaccagaactttgaagaccccataaaggcagtataaaagtaatccatacgacttaaatccatgtcttctgaggcgatatgataggtgagaaacaggccaacatttaagtcctttttacaataaattatcctcactgcccagtaggcAGCAATGTGCACgaaaaatgtgaatcgccaaaaataaaaaagtgaaagtggacatttatattaaaaaaggacttaaatagtattctcacccacacctatcatatcgcttctgaatatatagatttaaccactggagtcttatggattacttttatgctgcctttgtgcttttttgagcttcaaagttctggctcaccattcacttgtattgaaaggacctactgagctgaaatattcttctaaaaaatgtaatttgtgttctgtagaaaacaaagaaagtcatacacttatgtgatggcaggagggtgagtaaatgatgaggatcttcatttttgtgtgaatgatTTAAACTTATCCCTCTTTCCTCTGAGCAGTTTTATCTTCCTCTCCAACATCTAACTGGTCCGAGCCGCTGGTGAGAAGCTGCCCACCTGGAGTGAACACACACCCATATGCAGAGTCCTTATGACCCTAAAACACATATCATGAGTCATAATGCTGTACAGACAAATTAATGAGCCTTGAACACAAATGATGAGgcattgtgatgtcataataCTCTAGAATACACTCACCTGTAAACACTGTAGACATGTTCCAGTTTCCATATCCCAGATCCTCACCTGATAACAAGTTCACAAATTCAAGCATGGACTACAAAAATGCAagtatgtgtctgtgtttttggCCTACCATATCACCCTCTGCGGTGGATGCTAAAACCAGTCCGTCTCTGGAGAAGGCCAGACTCTTGACCCAAACACGCTCAAATCCTCTCAACAGGAACAGACACGTGTGTTGTCTTGGCAACCATACACGAACAGTACCATCCCATGAGCCTGATGCCTACAGTATATGAAcatatacagtggcccaaaaatgTAATAAGTCTGGTTAaagtgtccatatactttttgGGACAACTGTTTATCTGTAACATTCTTAACCAACCACCAATGATAATGCAATACAAAATAATACCATCTAAAAATAAAGGCTGTCTAGTTTTCTAAGATTATTTGCAAGGTTTATGCTAAATACCAAACCTCACCCtcaaaaacaaatctgtttttGTGAGCTCACCAGCATGCCAGTAACAGAAAAACTCAGACAGGCCACGTTCCCCAGGTGTCCCTGTAATATTGCAACCTCTTTTCTGTCCTGGAGTGTCCACACTCTTACTGACCGATCCCAGGAACCTGTAGCCTGCAGTGAACCAAAAGAATAGGGAGGTGATGTAGCTCATACTAAACAGTCTCAAAACCAATCACCCACAAACAGAGAATGTGAGTGAGTCATACCACCAACTGTGAATCTGATGAGAATGTGCTGCTCTGGACAGCTGCAGTGTGACCCAACAATTCCTGTACCATCTCACTGGACTGAAATATCAAGCAACAGACACAAACATGGAGCTTATAAACATTACAGTTAAATTTATAAGGGTACATTCTTCAATTGGTGCACTCAAGAAAGTGCACACATATAGAAATAGAAAAGATCTATTAGGTCTCTAAGAAGCTTTTCACTATAAACTTTCTGCACACatacatctcagagatgtctgtttaagagtgttCATCTGCaaagcattgcattctaattaacatctgctaaacatcttaaaaagatcagatttacaaatattctaaaacataaaggtctcaaagacatctgctgaatgtcttactgacatccgagaggaaacgtcttgtagacatattgcagatgagcaaacagccTAAATAAtgtgtcttccagatgtaaacagacACATCAAATAGTCTAAACAAGCACATACACAGTCTAAAGCACAGTGAAACATGACACACACATAGGTGCACTGAGGCGCAGATCGCCAGAAACTCATccaaacggtcaaagatgtccagctagtgcttgttcacaaacaccaacaattaaaaatagtgcagcaAGATGCAGAGCtgctgaatgaaactgaatggcatctctgTTTCTgaattgtaacttgacactgtgtcttttaaaagtggtgcgacaaacatgacaacggtcaaagacgtctgtctaatGTATGTTATATGCACATAaaacttcaaaatagtccagataggtcccctttggtgttcaggaatagttggtCACACTAAGCCTGTCTCTTTGCCTCTCTGTTTACGATACGAACTGAatgccagtgggcagggccaagggtgcgatgacacatGTTGTGGAGCATGTAAATACTGAGCAATGTCTAGTGACGTCACAAGCACACAGTTTTCGAAACGAGACGTTTCAGAAAGGTGGGAActacaaatgctctttttagactggggaggaagttttgagctctgaaactgacagtatgttttaatagtaCAGTAACCTTTTATATGTctcaatatcaaggaaaattttattttccatttcatgacccctttatgacttgaccctgatagcacacgtacataaCCCAGAAGtcgtgtttacatctggaagatgtatttgttacattgtttgctcatcttcaGTACATATTTAAGACGTTTCTTCtaggatgtcaataagacattcagcagatgtctttgagacctttatgatttagaatgtttgtaaatgtgatctttttaagatgtttagcagatgttaataattaacagttaattaaaatacagtgCTTTCCAGATggaaccctgatagcacacgcacATCACACAACCTCTATTTGATGTGAGTGTTTACAgctggaaatatatttttttagaatgtttataaatctgatcatttcaagatctttagcagatgttaattgtattgtgatgctttccagatgataaaagatctaaaacagacatctcagagatgtgtgATATTTGGGGAAAGATAtgtgtttgtttaatttatttagttcATTATTTTCTGATGTAAGATTTTATAAGTGTTTGGTTGTCACCTGAACACTCCAGATTAGCGCTCTGTTGTCCCATCCACCCGACACCAGCCACTGTCCGTCAGGACTGAAGCTCACTGTCTCAACACTCCGGGTGTGAGCTGAGGTTTGAGTTCCGATTGGTGAAAACAAAATGAGTGAAGAATAAATTTGCAAAAGATCAGGATTAGATcagtttttacaaaaatatactaTTGTTTCCATCAAAATGCCATAGTTACTGTGATGTGTACACTAGTGTATTTGGTCATTATGAAATTTGCGCACACCTGACAGTATGTACACGCATTCTGTGCTCGCACTGCGCCAGATTCTGACGGTACAGTCGTAAGATCCACTCACAAAAAGCTGACCATCCGCAGAGAAAGCACATGATTTCACTggacctgcatgtttttttttttaagagaacaaagagggaaaaaatacagaaaaagtcATGCATTCATAATTAATACAGAAACTGAAATTTGgtgttggctaatgttaataaatacgcAATAAGGTCTTTGCAGTGTTGTGTAGTTACACCAAATAGTAGTCCACTACAGATGACTAATAACTTAtataaaactgtaatcagattacttcactgagaaagtaatcacattacttattacttgACTTTTCAACCTTGTTCTAAGTCATACACCAAAGTcaatttcaaggcaagtcagtccactcggtggcaatttttggaatgctcccaggcatctattttctatggatagcctacaagcggcataaaagtacagctaatctacttgaatgaggaaagactgaaatctccaaaatggttggtcaatattacaatcaatcaaagaacatatttcaaatcagtagtaaaatccaacaacaatggtatcataaattgtacttcttttgttcagatcacgctaaaaaacgcaatttttcaggctggtccagctactGCGCATGTGCATTcccgagttgactgacaggtgatgtcagAATGTGATTAGCTCTTaaacctgcaaggcgggacttccttttctacatccgccatattaggtgttccaatttctcctattaattttaatacaagtggtccatctcaggctaaatagtctcCGCATACACTCAACACCAcacatttctcccttacaattACTTATTTGGGGGTGTACGCTGTCACAGAAACACCAAGAGACAAACATATGAACATAAGTCTGTTTtaaattcttcaaaattctattttagaaatgtgtaccccaagtaatgtacttaaaagtaattaacttgaaAGTtattaactgtaatctgattcttgaatttaaaatgaaatgcattGCACCACTTTTTTTGTGCAAAAGTAGTTCGATAACAGTAACTAATCACTGTAGGCTAAACGTTTTAAAACACTTGATGTCAGCGTGTAGCCCCGAACCCGGGTCGGCGGCGTGAGAGCCAGATACACTATGGGTAAGCTTGCAAAACATTCCAAAAGCTCAGTGGCAGCAATTAGGCCTACAGCTTCATATTGTATTGTTGTCTATTTGATAAATAATCTTTGATTTGATTCATTCTTTGCGCACCTGTATGTCCACTGACTGTGGCCAGGAGTTTGGCGCTCGTGGCCTCCCACAGGTAAAGTTTACCATCATCGCAGCACGTGAGCAGATTCTGACAGTCAGGTGAGAACGCGCAGCAGTTCACCTAAGACACAGGTGAGAAATTGACAGTAcgatgagaaaaaaaaactatttgttcaTACCTAATAACATAACTGTTTAACTATAATaggaaatcaaataaataaatacatttctagaATATGTAAAACTGaaatttaaacaaaatatcaATGTCTACCTCGCCTTTGTGCTTGGAAAAATATCTAATGTTGGAGACGGTGAAGTTTTCAGAAGGGTGTTGCCACATGCCTCTTAATGCATGAGAAAGCAACATTTCAGCAATGTCAAAAATGTCCTAAATAGGCTGAACATGGCCTAATATAATGTGCATCTTATTTCAGATACGCAGCTGCAGTTGTTAGTGTTGCAGCACAGTTTAAGTCAAGTTTTGTTTGGGTTTTGAGTGTTGCTGTATCCAGAGTTACGGTCTCTTGAGTGGCTGTGGGCTGCGCCTGTGGTTTATTAGAAAATCACTCCTGGTTTAGACACTCATTTACTTTGAAAAGACATTAACAAGCTCAGTTTGTGTTCACCAGCCAGAAAGCCTTTTTTTATAGAGCTcatgaataattaataaaaacacacaataaacaattattaaacTAATGTTATTATAAAAGGcctaaaatataatgtaatacaatataatataatataataaaggtTCTagttgttaaaggtgcactcagtaattttttgaagtttggctttacactgacacctagtggcctggatgctgcatcattcaaacagtattttttcaGTTACGaaagccattgtagaaattcactatgcacagtaaaccaggattaattttatccatgaatgaaagtgtccaataacagggcagttactgagattaagctagtagtattcagctggtcatgtgatcctaatatggctgcccccatgaggttcccctgctccatgtagaataaaacagcttttatgaggttactgatttgactgaactcttcatctcacatgaatggtcatgattttatacatatgtttcaaaattactatttatttctttagaagTGAATCTTTTtatatgatgaaaaaaattactaaatgcacctttaacattacttaatgcattagttatcatgaacttccaatgaacaatatttttaacagcatttattagcctaatcttggttaatattaatgtGTCAAAATACTACATTAGCATatatagaaattaacattaaccaagattaataaatgttgtaaaagtactgttaatgttatatatatatatatatatatatatatatatatatatatatatatatatatatatatatatatattgttaaagggatagttcacccaataatgaaacttctctcatcatgtGTTTCAGTGTTCCAGTCTCATAGTAACTTATGCAACAGCTCTGTTGGTTTTCCATCAGGATGTTTACTCTCAGCAGCACGATGTTTGGTATGTTGTTTGCATGAAGTTCGAACAGTTAGTTCGCAGCAGTGGATGCGTGTTAGTCATTGAACATGTCCACATTTCTACACAGGAAGTAATGCCATTTTCACCTTTACTAAATAACAGTCACTTTGATAGAAAACCAAGCAGTTTACAAAACGAAACAGAAACTGTGCCTCCCACGGTTGATGCTATTTTTGTTTAGGCATAGCTCACGACGTAGGACGCACATAGGGATTTCGGTTCCTCAGAAGTATTCTTGGGACTGAAAGTAAAAGGTTATctctattaataaataaaataaaaataaaaatcattgttgccTTTAGAACAATAAAGACCAGTTATAAACAAATCATGGAAAATGTTTGTACAATATGCATTTATAACTGGTTAAGCTCTTTGACCAGAATGGTAAAGGTTAGGGTTATAATTAaatcagctgtgtgtgtgtgtgtgtgtgtgtgtgtatgtgtgtgtgtgcacggaTATGTGGGGACGTGCAAAAATGCATGGGGTATTTTTCTAGGGCATTAATTTTGAGGTCACATTTGCGTACATGAGTTGTTCCTTTGTTCTTTGAAAAAAGGAAAATCATCTCTCTATCGGTTTCATCTTAGATATACATTTGAACTGCTCCTTACAGCGTCATGTACAACGACAGCAAACTACTATGctaacaaaaacacaagaagaccACAAACCACTGATGGAAAGTGGAACACATTTACAGGACTTAAGTTGTTCTTTAATCTAGATCTGTTGGTCAGGATAGGAAAGACCAAAATTGTCACTGCATGTAGCTCCCAGACATGCGTTATCTCTCAAAGACAGGCATTTCCTTTGCACTGCTGTGAATCTTACATGAATGCAAAATCAATGGAACAAGATACTAGTTTCAAAAATAGAGACGTGTGTAGACCTACATGTTTACTACATTATACCATTACCTACATTtaattttgaatgaaaaaaaaaacaaggctttgAGGAATAGATGTATAGTGCATTCAGGAGATTGCTTACTATCTtaagaagtgtgtaatttttacattgtttaagTAGGCTACTTTCTTCTTGTGTATATCCCGGCTAAACATGCAAAAACTACTTATTCTTCATCCAAGTTATGACGCAATTATGGTACCCAACTTTTTCCTGAatgtggaagtgttccacgattcataacggatgcctgtttttgttttccagtctccagtgttttaacTTGCATTGGCTATGTTCTTAGAGGATAATGTGGCATTGAATGTATTCATTTTGTAAAAACTGTCaaaaagcatgtggctccatagtgctgATACTTTAGATAGTCGCGATAACcgtttttgacagtgcctcacttgTCAATGTCTAAGGAGTGTGGATGAAGCTATGAACTGAGGTTAGATATGTTGCTGtcattaactactttaagttgttatgacagccaacagctGCAGAAGTTTAGCCTTTTACTCCTActgacacttaaaatggttgttgttctccaccTGGAACGCTTGTTGTATTGGTAGTTTTTTTATGGAGACTGGaactagaaaacagtccagcgACCGCCCAGTGGTTAGTGAGGAAACCTGTGGACCGACCTTATTCagagcagcgccatctttgatttttgacgggaattaAAACAAGGTTGTGAGCAATAgacttaggccatgtccacactaatatg
The DNA window shown above is from Myxocyprinus asiaticus isolate MX2 ecotype Aquarium Trade chromosome 40, UBuf_Myxa_2, whole genome shotgun sequence and carries:
- the LOC127431135 gene encoding 60S ribosomal protein L35, with the protein product MAKIKARDLRGKKKEELLKQLDDLKVELSQLRVAKVTGGAASKLSKIRVVRKSIARVLTVINQTQKENLRKFYKGKKYKPLDLRPKKTRAIRRQLTKHEQNLMTKKMQRRSRLYSIRKFAVKA
- the LOC127431041 gene encoding WD repeat-containing protein 38-like → MLLSHALRGMWQHPSENFTVSNIRYFSKHKGEVNCCAFSPDCQNLLTCCDDGKLYLWEATSAKLLATVSGHTGPVKSCAFSADGQLFVSGSYDCTVRIWRSASTECVYILSAHTRSVETVSFSPDGQWLVSGGWDNRALIWSVQSSEMVQELLGHTAAVQSSTFSSDSQLVATGSWDRSVRVWTLQDRKEVAILQGHLGNVACLSFSVTGMLASGSWDGTVRVWLPRQHTCLFLLRGFERVWVKSLAFSRDGLVLASTAEGDMVRIWDMETGTCLQCLQGHKDSAYGCVFTPGGQLLTSGSDQLDVGEEDKTAQRKEG